A section of the Devosia rhizoryzae genome encodes:
- a CDS encoding sensor histidine kinase, translating to MNRQSLGLRLMGLAASMVVFSLVFAGFILHALFVSNLERSVQGDLEAALTRIVALIDPAAAQPSIRLPLPDPRYDTPLGGRYWQIEDTDSGAIARSRSLFDQELGGEPVSETGTFHFSNDSNLHLIMIRRPIEVGNRHFEVTVGENHEPIHEAGMRFAWDIARLFSLLGLVILGIAWVQLRLGLRPLDRLRSSVDEVRRGDVDALTGAFPSEIQPLVDEVNALLAERQSLAERGRRRAADLAHGLKTPLAALHGVAMRLRDRGDEDDAVVLDDLAQEMSSRVDYQMRLAALRSRSREHRESSSLNTAVLRTMTVLRKTGRGEMLHWKAELGEEVNVDIHRQDLLELIGVTLENGAKWARTTVAVQSSKQDGMALITVGDDGPGIEPEHMQKLGSRGLRHDESVPGTGLGLAIAKEILELNRGTIGYAVAPLGGLLVEIRLPLALS from the coding sequence TTGAACCGGCAATCGCTTGGCCTGCGCTTGATGGGCCTTGCCGCTTCCATGGTGGTTTTTTCCCTGGTATTTGCGGGCTTTATCCTGCACGCGCTGTTTGTGTCCAATCTGGAACGGAGCGTTCAGGGGGACCTCGAAGCAGCGTTGACGCGTATCGTAGCGCTGATCGATCCGGCCGCCGCTCAACCCTCGATCCGCTTACCTCTGCCCGATCCGCGCTATGACACGCCGCTGGGCGGACGCTATTGGCAGATTGAGGATACCGACAGCGGCGCCATTGCCCGTTCGCGCTCCTTGTTCGATCAGGAACTGGGTGGCGAACCCGTCAGCGAGACGGGCACCTTTCACTTTTCCAATGATAGCAATCTGCACCTGATCATGATCCGCCGGCCGATCGAGGTGGGCAACCGGCATTTCGAGGTTACGGTGGGCGAGAACCACGAGCCGATCCACGAGGCCGGGATGCGTTTCGCCTGGGATATCGCGCGGCTCTTCAGCCTCTTGGGACTGGTCATTCTCGGCATTGCCTGGGTGCAGTTGCGGCTCGGGCTTCGTCCGCTCGACCGGCTGCGCAGCTCGGTCGATGAGGTGCGGCGCGGCGATGTCGATGCGCTGACGGGAGCCTTTCCGAGCGAAATCCAGCCGCTTGTGGATGAGGTCAATGCGCTTCTGGCGGAACGGCAATCGCTGGCGGAGCGCGGACGGCGGCGCGCTGCCGATCTGGCGCATGGGCTCAAGACGCCGCTTGCCGCTTTGCATGGCGTGGCCATGCGGCTGCGGGACCGGGGGGATGAAGACGATGCCGTCGTGCTCGACGATCTGGCGCAAGAAATGTCGAGCCGGGTCGACTATCAGATGCGTCTGGCGGCGCTGCGGTCAAGATCGCGGGAGCACCGGGAGAGCAGCTCGCTCAACACGGCGGTGCTGCGCACCATGACAGTTCTTCGCAAGACCGGTCGCGGCGAGATGCTGCACTGGAAGGCCGAGCTTGGCGAGGAGGTCAATGTCGATATTCATCGCCAGGATCTTCTGGAGCTAATCGGCGTGACGCTCGAAAACGGGGCAAAATGGGCGCGCACCACGGTGGCGGTGCAGAGCTCAAAACAGGACGGGATGGCGCTGATCACGGTGGGCGATGACGGGCCGGGGATCGAGCCTGAGCATATGCAAAAACTGGGGAGCCGCGGCTTGCGGCACGACGAGAGCGTGCCGGGAACCGGGCTGGGCCTGGCGATCGCCAAGGAGATCCTGGAGCTCAATCGCGGCACGATCGGCTATGCCGTCGCGCCGCTCGGGGGATTGCTGGTGGAAATTCGCTTGCCGCTCGCACTTAGCTGA
- a CDS encoding IclR family transcriptional regulator domain-containing protein yields MREGDIIQGLIRGLAVIECFDEDHARMSITDVAERTGLERATARRCLLTLAHLGYATYDGKFFQLTPRVLNLGHSYLATTPLPRLIQPFLNELSHATSESTSAAVLEGTDILYVARASTRRVMSINLAPGARLPAYCTSMGRTLLAALPTPEARAILDRSDLVAYTPHTKADLASITIELGVVAAQGFAVIDQELELGLCSIAVPLLNAHGKIVAAINIGAQSARAPTSRMIANFLPLMRKLQAEVRPLLR; encoded by the coding sequence ATGCGCGAAGGCGACATCATCCAGGGGCTGATCCGCGGGCTCGCCGTCATCGAATGCTTCGACGAAGACCATGCCCGTATGTCGATCACCGATGTCGCCGAGCGCACCGGTCTAGAACGTGCCACCGCCCGCCGGTGCCTCCTGACCCTCGCTCATCTCGGCTACGCCACCTATGACGGCAAGTTCTTTCAGCTGACGCCCCGCGTGTTGAATCTTGGCCACTCCTATCTCGCCACCACGCCCCTGCCTCGCCTGATCCAGCCGTTCCTCAACGAACTCTCCCACGCCACCAGCGAATCGACCTCCGCCGCTGTCCTCGAGGGCACCGACATTCTTTATGTCGCCCGCGCCTCTACCCGTCGCGTAATGTCGATCAACCTTGCCCCCGGTGCTCGGCTGCCCGCCTACTGCACCTCCATGGGTCGCACCCTCCTCGCGGCGCTTCCCACGCCAGAGGCCCGTGCCATTCTCGATCGCTCCGATCTCGTCGCCTATACACCTCACACCAAGGCCGATCTCGCCAGCATCACCATCGAGCTCGGCGTCGTCGCTGCTCAGGGTTTTGCCGTTATCGATCAGGAACTCGAACTCGGCCTTTGTTCCATTGCCGTGCCGCTGCTCAATGCCCATGGCAAGATCGTCGCCGCGATCAACATCGGCGCCCAGAGCGCCCGCGCACCCACTTCACGCATGATCGCCAACTTCCTGCCTCTCATGCGCAAGCTCCAGGCCGAGGTCCGCCCCCTCTTGCGCTAA
- a CDS encoding response regulator transcription factor, which produces MKILVGEDDDRIAEVLHSALSRSGFEVHRESDGEAVWFRADSESFDAIILDLGLPQMDGLTVLKRWRRGGLQTPVLILTARGQWEERVEGIEAGADDYVVKPFHALEIVARMRALIRRSSGIASSKVVFGKYELDMRTMQVTSDGIPMDLTPQEYRLIAYLLHNRGRVVSQLEITEHIYRQDFERDSNAVEVLVARLRKRLGHDVVKTRRGFGYTLGDAY; this is translated from the coding sequence TTGAAGATATTGGTTGGCGAAGACGATGACCGCATTGCCGAGGTTCTGCACAGCGCGTTGAGCCGATCGGGCTTTGAAGTGCATCGGGAATCCGATGGCGAGGCGGTCTGGTTTCGCGCCGACAGCGAGAGTTTCGACGCCATCATCCTTGATCTGGGCCTTCCGCAGATGGACGGCCTTACTGTGTTGAAGCGCTGGCGGCGCGGTGGATTGCAGACGCCGGTGTTGATCCTGACCGCCCGTGGGCAATGGGAAGAGCGCGTGGAGGGCATCGAAGCGGGCGCTGATGACTATGTGGTCAAGCCGTTCCATGCGCTCGAGATCGTCGCCCGTATGAGGGCGCTTATCCGGCGGTCGAGCGGCATAGCCAGTTCCAAGGTCGTTTTCGGCAAGTACGAGCTCGATATGCGCACCATGCAGGTGACAAGCGACGGCATCCCCATGGACCTGACGCCCCAGGAATACCGATTGATCGCCTACCTCCTGCACAATAGGGGACGCGTGGTTTCACAGCTGGAAATCACCGAGCACATCTACCGGCAGGACTTCGAACGCGATTCCAATGCGGTCGAGGTGCTGGTGGCACGGCTGCGCAAGCGGCTGGGGCATGACGTGGTCAAGACGCGGCGGGGCTTCGGCTATACTTTGGGCGACGCGTATTGA
- a CDS encoding TM2 domain-containing protein has product MMSPSRIDFVSLLEGGAGVTIYVLPLGETMTNDRTYAQYDIEKKSLLVAYVLWLFLGYVGAHRFYLGKPLSGLMMLSFSGVVLLLSFVSFGVLGFLWALVALWWIIDALLIPGMAASRNRGIADRVLGRR; this is encoded by the coding sequence ATGATGTCGCCTTCGCGCATTGATTTTGTCTCGCTTCTTGAAGGCGGGGCAGGGGTGACCATTTATGTGCTGCCACTGGGAGAAACCATGACCAACGACCGTACTTACGCCCAATATGACATCGAGAAGAAGTCCCTGCTTGTTGCCTATGTGCTCTGGCTATTTCTCGGCTACGTCGGCGCGCATAGGTTTTATCTCGGCAAGCCGCTGAGCGGGTTGATGATGCTTAGCTTTTCGGGCGTGGTCCTGCTGCTCAGCTTCGTGAGCTTCGGCGTTCTGGGCTTTTTGTGGGCGCTCGTGGCGCTGTGGTGGATCATCGATGCGCTTCTGATCCCCGGCATGGCCGCTTCTCGCAATCGCGGCATTGCCGACCGGGTACTGGGGCGGCGCTGA
- a CDS encoding SMP-30/gluconolactonase/LRE family protein — protein sequence MSVLKIGVAAGAFALLTASAMAQQAAAPAAEAEAPKPFAAGEPLSATNEAGEVQTPSDNVRVFGSFNFTESCTFDPDRGLILAMNAGAPQDAIENDGFVSLINPDGTVHTAKWIGATRDGLTLNHPLGSAIGNGTLYAADMDTVRMFDLATGEPSGEVQIPEANLLNGIAATDDGTVYVTNTRDPQRLYKITPEGEASVLVEGGPLMAPNGVAIDGDGNVVVVNIGNNEVLTFSPEGELLNTENAVESGNDGLVILEDGTKYVSSVRFGSISRIAPGEEAEIIASGIPSAASICYDPTENQIIVPMNPNNALAFVSLD from the coding sequence ATGAGCGTTCTGAAGATTGGTGTTGCGGCGGGCGCCTTTGCGCTGTTGACCGCGTCGGCAATGGCACAGCAGGCAGCGGCTCCGGCAGCCGAGGCTGAGGCGCCAAAGCCATTTGCGGCGGGCGAGCCGCTGTCCGCGACCAATGAAGCGGGCGAGGTTCAAACCCCTAGCGACAATGTCAGGGTTTTCGGCAGCTTCAACTTCACCGAGAGCTGCACCTTTGATCCCGATCGGGGACTGATCCTGGCCATGAATGCCGGAGCGCCGCAGGACGCGATCGAGAACGACGGTTTCGTTTCCTTGATCAATCCCGACGGGACGGTGCACACGGCAAAATGGATCGGCGCTACGCGCGATGGCCTGACACTCAACCATCCCTTGGGCAGCGCGATCGGCAATGGCACGCTTTATGCGGCTGACATGGACACGGTGCGCATGTTTGATCTTGCGACCGGCGAGCCATCGGGGGAAGTTCAGATCCCTGAAGCTAACCTCCTCAACGGTATCGCAGCGACCGATGACGGTACGGTCTACGTCACCAATACCCGCGATCCGCAGCGCCTCTACAAGATCACGCCGGAAGGCGAGGCTTCGGTTCTCGTCGAGGGCGGTCCGCTGATGGCGCCCAACGGTGTTGCGATCGACGGTGACGGAAACGTCGTCGTGGTCAATATCGGCAATAACGAAGTGCTGACCTTTAGCCCTGAGGGCGAGTTGCTCAACACCGAGAATGCTGTCGAGAGCGGCAATGACGGGCTCGTCATCCTTGAAGACGGCACGAAATATGTGAGTAGCGTCCGCTTCGGCAGCATTTCGCGCATAGCACCCGGTGAAGAGGCGGAGATCATCGCTTCGGGCATCCCGAGCGCGGCCTCGATCTGCTACGACCCGACCGAAAACCAGATCATCGTGCCGATGAATCCCAACAATGCGTTGGCTTTCGTGTCACTCGACTAA
- a CDS encoding FAD-binding oxidoreductase encodes MNVHMRANTPKITPLLAIAIEGLVMRVRGRIVTPEESDYDDIRGLAHSNWDQRPLFVARVVDAADVADVVDFARRHQLEIAVRSGGHSVCGYSGSEGGVVIDLRDLNGLDLDMDDMSVWAGSGLTAGQVTKALDEHGVAIGFGDSATVGIGGLTLGGGVGYLTRKLGLTIDSLIAAEIVTASGNILTINETSHPELFWAVRGGGGNFGVVTRFRYRLNPLPEFVGGPLILPATAENLAGFVAAAKLAPDELTTILLAMPAPPLPFIPPHLVGQTVLMGMMAYAGSVADAQAALAPFRGLTTPIADLVRPGPYGMMYMPEDPSMKPTLSVRTLFKSGIDVAEAAEILARLGQCSAPMRLAQIRILGGAAGRVPAEATAYAHRDADLLIGFMAMDGSAEAAARHDIWATGCVSALGGATRGTYVNFLAEEGPEALRASYTSLTWQRLQEVKRRYDPTNLFRRNQNISPA; translated from the coding sequence ATGAACGTCCATATGCGGGCGAACACCCCCAAGATCACCCCCCTTCTCGCTATTGCGATCGAAGGCCTCGTCATGCGCGTCAGGGGCCGCATCGTAACGCCCGAAGAGTCAGACTACGACGACATCCGCGGCCTCGCACACAGCAACTGGGATCAGCGCCCGCTCTTTGTCGCCCGCGTCGTCGACGCGGCCGATGTTGCCGACGTGGTTGATTTCGCCCGCCGTCATCAGCTCGAAATCGCTGTCCGCAGCGGCGGTCATTCGGTCTGCGGCTATAGCGGCTCTGAAGGCGGCGTCGTTATCGACCTGCGCGATCTCAATGGCCTGGACCTCGACATGGACGACATGAGCGTCTGGGCCGGCAGCGGCCTGACCGCCGGTCAGGTCACAAAGGCGCTTGACGAGCACGGCGTTGCCATCGGCTTCGGCGATTCCGCTACCGTGGGCATCGGCGGCCTCACCTTGGGCGGCGGTGTCGGCTATCTCACCCGCAAGCTGGGCCTCACCATTGACTCGCTGATCGCCGCCGAAATCGTCACCGCCTCTGGCAACATCTTGACCATCAACGAAACCAGCCACCCCGAACTGTTCTGGGCCGTCCGTGGCGGGGGCGGAAACTTCGGTGTGGTGACCCGCTTCCGGTATCGCCTGAACCCACTGCCGGAATTCGTCGGCGGCCCGCTGATCCTTCCAGCCACGGCCGAAAATCTTGCCGGCTTCGTTGCAGCGGCCAAACTGGCACCTGACGAGCTCACCACCATACTTCTCGCCATGCCGGCCCCGCCTCTGCCCTTCATCCCACCCCATCTTGTCGGTCAGACCGTCCTGATGGGCATGATGGCGTATGCCGGTTCCGTGGCTGACGCCCAGGCCGCGCTGGCGCCGTTCCGCGGCTTGACAACCCCGATCGCCGATCTTGTCCGTCCCGGCCCCTACGGCATGATGTACATGCCCGAAGATCCATCGATGAAACCGACCCTCTCGGTCCGAACGCTGTTCAAGAGCGGCATCGACGTAGCCGAAGCTGCAGAAATCCTGGCGCGTCTCGGGCAATGCAGCGCCCCCATGCGCCTTGCCCAAATCCGCATTCTGGGCGGCGCGGCAGGTCGTGTCCCAGCGGAAGCAACCGCCTATGCCCACCGCGACGCCGACCTGCTGATCGGCTTCATGGCCATGGACGGCAGCGCCGAAGCTGCCGCTCGCCACGACATCTGGGCCACCGGCTGCGTCTCCGCTTTGGGCGGGGCTACGCGCGGCACCTATGTCAATTTCTTGGCCGAGGAAGGCCCCGAGGCTCTCCGCGCCTCTTACACATCGCTCACCTGGCAGCGTCTCCAGGAGGTCAAGCGCCGCTACGACCCCACCAACCTGTTCCGCCGCAACCAGAACATCTCGCCAGCCTGA
- a CDS encoding DUF1236 domain-containing protein — protein MKTTIATAIAVTLLSLSSAHGQIIKGDTSANAAAGGAAGGATGAVVGGLVFGPIGAVIGGFTGAAIGAAGGVEATSVDYVRLNPTEPVVIQGDLDVGYAVPEEVELHVIEGDDKYGYFYTNDRAYFVDLSNRTVVYSPGIVVAAEAN, from the coding sequence ATGAAAACCACTATTGCAACTGCTATAGCCGTCACGCTGCTGAGCCTCTCGTCGGCACATGGTCAGATCATCAAGGGTGATACGAGCGCCAACGCTGCTGCCGGTGGCGCGGCTGGTGGCGCAACAGGCGCCGTGGTCGGCGGACTGGTGTTCGGGCCGATCGGCGCGGTAATCGGTGGCTTTACCGGCGCTGCGATCGGTGCTGCGGGTGGCGTGGAGGCGACCTCGGTCGACTATGTGCGTCTTAACCCCACCGAGCCCGTGGTGATCCAGGGTGATCTCGACGTCGGCTATGCCGTGCCGGAGGAGGTCGAACTCCACGTGATCGAAGGCGACGACAAGTACGGTTATTTTTACACCAATGATCGCGCCTATTTCGTCGATCTTAGCAACCGCACGGTGGTCTACTCACCCGGCATCGTGGTTGCCGCCGAAGCGAACTGA
- a CDS encoding PepSY domain-containing protein, producing MRLVLVISLFLTLSMLPAWAQGNGNGNGNGNGNGNGQSENNGNGNGQSDTGGGNGNGNAGGNGNGNGNAGGGNDNAGGNNGNSGNNDNAGNAGGGNGNNGNGNGNGGSNGNGNAGNGNGGNNGNGNGNGNSASPSPSPDAGTVPSGGGATNAPGGTGTGAASPTAGGAGNAGALVEYSQDQARDAANSGQTISLGSLVPDISSRTGGEMIDAQLLRVRGFLVYAIKVLNPGGKVTTEYYYAQSGIFIGSEP from the coding sequence ATGCGTTTGGTCCTGGTCATATCGCTTTTTCTGACACTTTCGATGCTTCCCGCCTGGGCCCAGGGGAACGGGAATGGGAATGGCAACGGCAACGGGAATGGAAATGGCCAGTCGGAGAACAACGGCAATGGCAATGGCCAGTCCGACACCGGCGGAGGGAATGGGAACGGGAATGCTGGGGGCAACGGCAACGGCAATGGAAACGCCGGCGGTGGCAATGACAATGCTGGTGGCAACAACGGCAATAGCGGCAACAATGACAATGCCGGAAATGCCGGCGGCGGGAACGGGAACAACGGCAACGGCAATGGCAATGGCGGCAGTAACGGGAACGGCAATGCCGGGAACGGGAACGGCGGCAATAACGGGAATGGCAATGGGAACGGTAATTCCGCGAGCCCCAGCCCAAGCCCTGATGCGGGGACAGTACCGTCTGGCGGAGGTGCCACAAACGCTCCAGGTGGCACTGGCACCGGCGCAGCTTCGCCGACTGCCGGTGGGGCCGGAAACGCTGGCGCCTTAGTTGAATATTCCCAAGACCAGGCGCGTGATGCTGCAAATTCAGGCCAGACGATCAGTCTCGGGAGCCTTGTGCCGGACATCTCATCCCGCACGGGAGGCGAGATGATCGACGCCCAGTTGCTGCGCGTCAGGGGCTTTCTGGTCTATGCGATCAAAGTGCTGAATCCGGGCGGCAAAGTCACCACAGAATACTACTACGCCCAATCGGGCATTTTTATTGGTAGCGAACCTTGA